One part of the Methylobacterium terrae genome encodes these proteins:
- a CDS encoding cytochrome c-type biogenesis protein, translated as MRAVRLPLRSALLALALLLPVAAGAVQPEEVMKDPGLESRARSISSGLRCLVCQNQSIDDSDAPLARDLRLIVRERLRQGDSDGAVVDYVVQRYGEFVLLRPVLAWHTALLWLTPVMVVGLGGLALWGAARRRKPTPPRALSAAEEAAVADLVRRAEPR; from the coding sequence ATGCGCGCCGTCCGCCTCCCCCTGCGCTCCGCCCTTCTCGCCCTGGCGCTGCTCCTGCCGGTCGCCGCCGGCGCGGTGCAGCCCGAGGAGGTGATGAAGGATCCGGGCCTGGAATCGCGGGCCCGGTCGATCTCGTCCGGCCTGCGCTGCCTCGTCTGCCAGAACCAGTCGATCGACGATTCCGACGCGCCGCTCGCCCGCGACCTGCGGCTGATCGTGCGCGAGCGCCTGCGCCAGGGCGACAGCGACGGCGCGGTGGTCGATTACGTGGTGCAGCGCTACGGCGAGTTCGTGCTGCTGCGCCCGGTGCTCGCCTGGCACACCGCCCTGCTCTGGCTGACGCCGGTGATGGTGGTCGGCCTCGGCGGCCTCGCCCTCTGGGGCGCCGCCCGCCGCCGCAAGCCGACCCCGCCCCGGGCGCTCTCGGCGGCCGAGGAAGCCGCGGTCGCCGACCTGGTGCGCCGGGCCGAGCCGCGGTGA
- a CDS encoding P1 family peptidase: MSGSLTDIAGIRVGHAADARALSGVTAIVFDSPTVAAVDIRGGGPGTRETDLLDPERTVAGVDALVLSGGSVFGLDAASGVVAWLAETGRGFAVGPARVPIVPAAILFDLLNGGDKAWGRFSPYRDLGYAAAAAAAADPVAMGSVGAGLGARTANLKGGLGSASAAVEGTGARVAALVAVNALGRVTVGDGPHFWAGPFEEGAEFGGLGPAPTIPPDAFAWPRKPMPGANTTIAVVATDARLTKAEARRLAVTAQDGLARAIVPAHTPLDGDLVFAAATGAVPLADPVGDLARLGDAAARVLARAVALGVYHASALPVAGAQGAWRERFGG; this comes from the coding sequence GTGAGCGGCAGCCTCACGGACATCGCGGGCATCCGCGTCGGCCACGCCGCGGATGCCCGCGCGCTCTCCGGCGTCACCGCGATCGTCTTCGATTCCCCCACGGTCGCCGCGGTCGACATCCGCGGCGGCGGGCCGGGCACCCGGGAGACCGACCTCCTCGACCCCGAGCGCACGGTGGCGGGCGTCGATGCCCTGGTGCTCTCCGGCGGCTCGGTCTTCGGGCTGGATGCCGCCTCCGGCGTCGTCGCCTGGCTCGCCGAGACCGGCCGCGGCTTCGCGGTCGGCCCGGCGCGGGTGCCGATCGTGCCGGCGGCGATCCTGTTCGACCTCCTCAACGGCGGCGACAAGGCATGGGGCCGCTTCTCCCCCTACCGCGACCTCGGCTACGCCGCGGCCGCCGCCGCCGCCGCCGATCCGGTGGCGATGGGCTCGGTCGGGGCCGGGCTCGGGGCGCGGACCGCCAACCTCAAGGGCGGGCTGGGCAGCGCCTCCGCGGCGGTCGAGGGCACCGGCGCCCGCGTCGCCGCGCTCGTGGCGGTGAACGCGCTCGGGCGGGTCACGGTCGGGGACGGACCGCATTTCTGGGCCGGCCCGTTCGAGGAGGGCGCCGAGTTCGGGGGCCTCGGCCCCGCGCCGACGATCCCGCCCGACGCCTTCGCCTGGCCGCGAAAGCCGATGCCGGGCGCCAACACCACGATCGCCGTGGTCGCGACGGATGCCCGGCTGACCAAGGCCGAGGCCCGCCGCCTCGCCGTGACCGCGCAGGACGGCCTCGCCCGGGCGATCGTGCCGGCCCACACGCCCCTCGACGGCGACCTCGTCTTCGCCGCCGCCACCGGCGCCGTGCCCCTCGCCGACCCGGTCGGGGATCTGGCACGGCTGGGTGATGCCGCGGCGCGGGTTCTGGCGCGGGCGGTCGCCCTCGGGGTGTACCACGCGAGCGCCCTGCCGGTGGCGGGAGCGCAAGGCGCGTGGCGGGAGCGGTTCGGAGGTTGA
- the crcB gene encoding fluoride efflux transporter CrcB, translating into MSYLVVFLGAGLGGALRHGVNLWAARAGSSFPFGTMLINIAGSVMMGVLTGWFAARGGGPQALRLFLTTGILGGFTTFSTFSLEAFLLWERGAHGAALAYVAVSVLAGIAGVAVSLAVLRQLA; encoded by the coding sequence GTGAGCTATCTGGTGGTCTTCCTCGGGGCCGGCCTCGGCGGGGCGCTGCGCCACGGCGTCAACCTGTGGGCGGCGCGGGCCGGCAGCAGCTTCCCGTTCGGCACGATGCTGATCAACATCGCGGGCTCGGTGATGATGGGGGTGCTCACCGGCTGGTTCGCGGCGCGGGGCGGGGGCCCGCAGGCCCTGCGGCTGTTCCTGACCACCGGGATCCTCGGCGGCTTCACCACCTTCTCGACCTTCTCGCTCGAGGCCTTCCTGCTGTGGGAGCGCGGCGCCCACGGGGCGGCGCTCGCCTACGTCGCGGTGTCGGTCCTGGCCGGCATCGCTGGCGTCGCCGTGAGCCTCGCCGTGCTGCGCCAGCTCGCGTGA
- a CDS encoding SelT/SelW/SelH family protein produces MSDTAPRPDAEKPRIAITYCTQCNWLLRAGWMAQELLSTFRDALGEVALIPGTGGAFAITCDGALVWERKRDGGFPDIKTLKQRVRDRIEPGRDLGHLDRA; encoded by the coding sequence ATGAGCGACACCGCCCCCCGTCCGGACGCCGAGAAACCCCGCATCGCGATCACCTACTGCACCCAGTGCAACTGGCTGCTGCGGGCCGGCTGGATGGCGCAGGAGCTGCTCTCGACCTTCCGCGACGCTCTCGGCGAGGTGGCGCTGATCCCCGGGACCGGCGGCGCCTTCGCGATCACCTGCGACGGAGCCCTGGTCTGGGAGCGCAAGCGCGACGGCGGATTTCCCGACATCAAGACCCTCAAGCAGCGGGTGCGCGACCGGATCGAGCCCGGCCGCGACCTCGGCCACCTCGACAGGGCCTGA
- a CDS encoding sensor histidine kinase: MIRRRLNALRRDGLSTQVYLVALAIALIGPGLLFTAVLLGRYAALERIRFEQDARESVRGIALSIDRDMAGLVSVLQTLATSPRLRQAGLGPGNLGGFDVQARAVRETTGLELSLRRPDGTQLVNTALPPGAPLPQDPHPEDAAVLATRRPVIGGARAGTPGRPPTYDVAVPVMVDGAPAYVLSVTVPVERLHQILIHDLAPGWTTGIVDRDGILLARSEDHATLAGQPMQASLRGTATAAADIWEGVDRRRRPVLYVETAAKAAGWTVGASIPKQRVEAPLRHWILAFGGFGLLALAVSSVLAVRLWARVAEPLRQLAAAGGALAVGQPVPRVSTPIREIRQLADALADASQSLRRRIAERDRALDEQSRGLVALRESEARFRHMADSAPALIWMTDAEGEIAFVNLHYGYLFGRSTETLREGRWRELLHPDDLAGFEAAFASAFAAREPFRCTTRVIDKHGATRWILCEGVARLDDRGRFLGYTGCNVDITEAKVAEAALREGEERLRLALAAGRLGTWEIDLATGQHRLSARSAEIFGQAPLSHEAWTRTVHPEDRARIEAALVALLAGEAEYRAEFRIRPDENHLRWVSAQAIVQREPGGRARRVIGIHQEVTERKRAEEHLRLLVHELNHRVKNTLATVQSIAMQSLRGLDGPAVGAATIDAAKAAFEARLIALARVHDVLTRESWEGAELADVVKDALAPLDGPGPQPRFAVGGPAVRLPPRIALSIAMALHELATNAVKYGALSVPAGQVALSWTVAEGRLSLRWQERGGPPVVPPTRTGFGSRLIERSLARELDGTVSLSFPREGVVCTIVAPLGEPGAARPEERREDGQEGDAPARRRAAGQA; this comes from the coding sequence ATGATCCGCCGCCGGCTCAACGCCCTGCGGCGGGACGGGCTCTCGACGCAGGTCTACCTCGTCGCCCTGGCGATCGCGCTGATCGGGCCGGGCCTGCTGTTCACCGCCGTGCTGCTGGGCCGCTACGCCGCCCTGGAGCGGATCCGCTTCGAGCAGGACGCTCGCGAGAGCGTGCGCGGCATCGCGCTCAGCATCGACCGCGACATGGCCGGCCTGGTCTCGGTGCTGCAGACCCTCGCGACCTCGCCGCGGCTGCGCCAGGCGGGGCTCGGGCCGGGCAATCTCGGCGGGTTCGACGTCCAGGCCCGGGCCGTGCGGGAGACGACGGGCCTTGAGCTCTCGCTGCGCCGCCCGGACGGGACGCAGCTCGTCAACACCGCCCTGCCCCCCGGCGCGCCGCTGCCGCAGGACCCGCATCCCGAGGATGCCGCGGTGCTGGCGACCCGGCGCCCGGTGATCGGCGGCGCCCGGGCGGGCACCCCCGGCCGGCCGCCGACCTACGACGTGGCGGTGCCGGTGATGGTCGACGGAGCGCCGGCCTACGTGCTCAGCGTCACGGTGCCGGTGGAGCGGCTGCACCAGATCCTGATCCACGACCTCGCGCCGGGCTGGACCACCGGGATCGTCGACCGCGACGGCATCCTGCTCGCCCGCTCGGAGGACCACGCGACGCTCGCCGGCCAGCCGATGCAGGCGTCCTTGCGCGGCACCGCGACCGCCGCGGCCGACATCTGGGAGGGCGTCGACCGGCGCCGGCGCCCGGTGCTCTACGTCGAGACCGCCGCGAAGGCGGCGGGCTGGACCGTGGGCGCCAGCATCCCCAAGCAGCGGGTCGAGGCGCCCTTGCGCCACTGGATCCTGGCCTTCGGGGGGTTCGGGCTCCTGGCGCTCGCGGTGTCGTCGGTCCTGGCGGTGCGGCTCTGGGCGCGGGTGGCCGAGCCCCTGCGCCAGCTCGCGGCGGCAGGGGGGGCGCTCGCCGTCGGCCAGCCGGTGCCGCGGGTCTCGACGCCGATCCGCGAGATCCGCCAGCTCGCCGACGCGCTGGCCGACGCCTCCCAGAGCCTGCGGCGGCGCATCGCCGAACGCGACCGGGCGCTCGACGAGCAGAGCCGGGGCCTCGTCGCCCTGCGCGAGAGCGAGGCGCGCTTTCGCCACATGGCCGATTCCGCCCCGGCCCTGATCTGGATGACCGATGCCGAGGGCGAGATCGCCTTCGTCAACCTGCATTACGGGTACCTGTTCGGCCGCTCGACCGAGACGCTGCGGGAGGGCCGCTGGCGCGAGCTTCTCCATCCCGACGACCTCGCCGGCTTCGAGGCCGCCTTCGCGAGCGCCTTCGCGGCGCGCGAGCCGTTCCGCTGCACCACCCGGGTCATCGACAAGCACGGGGCGACGCGCTGGATCCTGTGCGAGGGCGTCGCCCGCCTCGACGATCGCGGCCGCTTCCTCGGCTATACCGGCTGCAACGTCGACATCACCGAGGCCAAGGTCGCCGAGGCGGCGCTCCGCGAGGGCGAGGAGCGCCTGCGGCTGGCGCTGGCCGCCGGCCGGCTCGGCACCTGGGAGATCGACCTCGCCACCGGGCAGCACCGCCTCTCGGCCCGCTCGGCCGAGATCTTCGGGCAGGCGCCGCTCTCGCACGAGGCCTGGACCCGCACCGTGCACCCGGAGGACCGGGCGCGGATCGAGGCGGCGCTCGTCGCGCTGCTCGCGGGCGAGGCCGAGTACCGCGCCGAGTTCCGGATCCGGCCGGACGAGAACCATCTGCGCTGGGTCAGCGCCCAGGCGATCGTCCAGCGCGAGCCCGGCGGCCGGGCGCGCCGGGTGATCGGCATCCACCAGGAGGTGACCGAGCGCAAGCGGGCCGAGGAGCACCTGCGGCTGCTGGTGCACGAGCTGAACCACCGGGTGAAGAACACGCTCGCCACCGTGCAGTCGATCGCGATGCAGAGCCTGCGCGGCCTCGACGGCCCGGCGGTCGGCGCCGCCACGATCGACGCCGCGAAGGCGGCCTTCGAGGCGCGGCTGATCGCGCTCGCCCGCGTCCACGACGTGCTGACCCGCGAGAGCTGGGAGGGGGCGGAACTCGCCGATGTGGTGAAGGACGCCCTCGCTCCCCTCGACGGTCCGGGACCGCAGCCGCGCTTCGCCGTCGGCGGTCCCGCCGTGCGGCTGCCGCCCCGCATCGCCCTGTCGATCGCGATGGCGCTGCACGAGCTCGCCACCAACGCGGTCAAGTACGGCGCCCTCTCGGTACCGGCCGGACAGGTCGCGCTGTCGTGGACGGTCGCCGAGGGGCGGCTCAGCCTGCGCTGGCAGGAGCGCGGCGGCCCGCCGGTCGTGCCCCCGACCCGCACCGGCTTCGGCTCCCGCCTGATCGAGCGCAGCCTCGCCCGCGAGCTCGACGGCACGGTGAGCCTGAGCTTCCCGCGCGAGGGCGTGGTCTGCACCATCGTGGCGCCCTTGGGCGAGCCGGGCGCGGCACGGCCGGAGGAGCGGCGAGAGGACGGGCAGGAGGGCGACGCGCCGGCCCGGCGCCGGGCAGCGGGGCAGGCGTGA